AATGGTAAAAATACAAATGGCAATAAAACCGGTCAAATGTGCCGAAACCGGTTCAGTAATGATGCTGATCAATACCGACGAGCCGATCAGGTAGGAAAGGAAGATATTGGCAATCAGAAAAGAAATCGCGAGATAAATTCCATGCTTCAATCCCTTTTTGAAAACCTTCTGTCCCGTTAATGGCCCCTCATCCAGCTTTTTGCGTTTGTGGTGATCGCCCTCAATCCAGATCTCTATTTTCCGGAAAACCATTTCCAGAAAGATCGTCTGGGGGCAGGCCCATCCGCAAAAGACCCTGCCAAAAACGACAGTGAAGAGCACAATGAACACAATAAAGATCAGCAATGCCAATACAAACAGGTAAAAATCCTGAGGCCAGAAAATGACCCCAAAGAAGACAAACTTCCTTTCCAGAATATTCAGAAGGACCAATTGCTCCCCATTTAATTTAAGAAATGGGGCAGCAAATAGTAAGGTCAGAAAAAAATAGCTGACCAGAGCGCGGTATTGATATAGTTTTCCCTTGATGACATGCGGATAAATCCATTTGCGACTTTTACCGTCATCGGTAAGGGTGGAGATCTGATCTCTGAAGTGTCCTGGACTTTGCGACGACATATTATTCTTTTTTGCCCTGAGGTGCTTTCGCTCCTGCAGGATTACTTCCTTTTAATGACAATACATAATTGGTGATATCCGAGATTTGTTTGGCATTCATGGATTTCTCCCAGGCCACCATTCCTTTTTCAGGAACACCATATTTAATGGTCTTGAAAACATCTTTTGCACCTCCGCCATGTAGCCAGAATTCATCCGTCAGGTTTGGGCCAACGCCACCTTCTCCGTGTTCCCCATGACAAGGGGTACATACTGTCTTGAACAATGCAGCACCTTTCTGGATCATTTCTTTATCCGTACTCTGCTCCATATTGTTCTCATTGATCTGCGGACCACCGGCTCCGGGTTTCTGAAGAAAAGCAATACGTGCTTCTTCTGCTTCCTGCAGCTCTACCGCATATTCTTCTTCCTGTGATTTTCCCCAGTTAAAGACATGGTAGTTGAACATATAACCAATGGCAAAGATGATGGTTCCATAGAACAATACACTGAACCAGGCAGGGGTAGGGTTATCCAGTTCCGCAATGCCGTCAAATTCATGCTCCATCATGAGGTCTTTCTCCTCTGTCATAGGTTTTAAGCCCATGATTTTGGTCCAGATCGATGGTTTTGCTTTTTCTTCCGCTTCGCGTTCTGCGGCCAACAAACGGAATTGTTCTTTCTCCTCTGCAGTTGCAAATGGGGAAGGGCTGATGCTTTCCTTGATAAAGATTTTGATGACCTTCAATACCTGTAAGGAAACGATAAGGATAATTGCTGCAACAAACAGCAAGGCCCAAATAAGTAGCTCTGTC
This region of Pedobacter steynii genomic DNA includes:
- a CDS encoding cbb3-type cytochrome c oxidase N-terminal domain-containing protein, whose protein sequence is MTELLIWALLFVAAIILIVSLQVLKVIKIFIKESISPSPFATAEEKEQFRLLAAEREAEEKAKPSIWTKIMGLKPMTEEKDLMMEHEFDGIAELDNPTPAWFSVLFYGTIIFAIGYMFNYHVFNWGKSQEEEYAVELQEAEEARIAFLQKPGAGGPQINENNMEQSTDKEMIQKGAALFKTVCTPCHGEHGEGGVGPNLTDEFWLHGGGAKDVFKTIKYGVPEKGMVAWEKSMNAKQISDITNYVLSLKGSNPAGAKAPQGKKE